Proteins encoded together in one Armatimonadota bacterium window:
- a CDS encoding MoxR family ATPase → MSAVGPGADALIANLEQVVVGKRTTLELVVAALLAGGHVLLQDVPGVGKTVLARALARSIGGTFRRIQGTPDLLPSDITGGMVYDAGRGALRFVPGPVFANVVLADELNRATPRAQAAFLEAMDEGRVSVEGVAHTLPQPFFLIATLNPLEHHGTYPLPEGELDRFLVSTSLGYPDLDEEVEVIARQRRAHPLEDLHPVVTPAEVLAWQQQVREVHVERSVMAYAAQVVAATRSHPEVALGASPRASVGLVRLAQARAAREGRPFVLPDDVKGLALPVLAHRMALRSRAVSPDEVVREILEAVEVPVRVGGH, encoded by the coding sequence GTGTCGGCCGTCGGCCCGGGAGCCGACGCCCTCATCGCCAACCTGGAGCAGGTGGTGGTGGGCAAGAGGACCACCCTCGAACTGGTCGTCGCCGCCCTCCTGGCCGGCGGGCATGTCCTGCTGCAGGACGTGCCCGGGGTGGGCAAGACCGTCCTGGCCCGGGCGCTGGCGCGGTCCATCGGCGGGACGTTCCGCCGCATCCAGGGCACGCCGGACCTGCTGCCCTCGGACATCACCGGCGGGATGGTGTACGACGCCGGTCGGGGCGCCCTGCGGTTCGTGCCGGGTCCCGTCTTCGCCAATGTGGTGCTGGCCGACGAGCTCAACCGTGCCACTCCGCGCGCCCAGGCCGCCTTTCTGGAGGCCATGGACGAGGGGCGCGTCAGCGTCGAGGGAGTCGCCCACACACTTCCGCAGCCCTTCTTCCTGATCGCGACCCTCAACCCTCTGGAACACCACGGGACGTATCCCCTGCCCGAAGGGGAGCTGGACCGGTTCCTGGTCTCGACGTCGCTGGGCTACCCCGACCTGGACGAGGAGGTGGAGGTCATCGCCCGCCAGCGGCGGGCGCATCCCCTGGAGGACCTGCACCCGGTGGTGACGCCCGCCGAGGTGCTGGCGTGGCAGCAGCAGGTCCGGGAGGTCCACGTGGAGCGGTCGGTGATGGCCTACGCCGCTCAGGTGGTGGCGGCCACCCGCAGCCACCCGGAGGTCGCCCTGGGGGCCAGTCCCCGGGCGTCGGTGGGCCTGGTCCGCCTGGCCCAGGCCCGGGCAGCGCGCGAGGGCCGGCCGTTCGTCCTGCCCGACGACGTCAAGGGCCTGGCGCTGCCGGTCCTGGCGCACCGGATGGCCCTGCGTTCCCGGGCCGTGTCCCCCGACGAGGTCGTCCGGGAGATCCTGGAGGCGGTGGAGGTGCCGGTCCGGGTGGGGGGTCACTGA
- a CDS encoding glycosyltransferase, giving the protein MTDDARSPQSRSPAVARSRDLRVALVHDWLVTLGGADRVLLELHNLFPHAPVFTALHRPGALPAPFRGLDVRPSWLQRVPGAVGRHRLAVPLLPLAFRSVDLRGYHLVVSSSHACAHGVRVPPGAVHICYCHTPMRYAWDLQDEYVHALPRAVRPAARGILAALRAWDRAAAQRVDVFVANSRHVAGRIRRHYGRDAVVIYPPVDTDFFTPAAETPTRTHGAAQEGFPPPPGPPSTRSPVPGTYYLVVSRLVPYKRVDLAVEAFTRLRRPLVVVGDGPERRRLEAMAGPGVRFVGEVADEVLREYYRHCRALVFPGVEDFGLVPVEAQACGRPVIALRQGGALESVVDGVTGLLFSEPDPEALASAVRAADGMEFDPRAIRAHAERFSRPRFRAAIVDLVETILRDRLPL; this is encoded by the coding sequence ATGACGGATGACGCGCGATCCCCCCAATCCCGCAGTCCCGCGGTCGCGCGATCCCGCGATCTGCGCGTTGCCCTCGTCCACGACTGGCTGGTGACCCTGGGCGGGGCGGACCGGGTGCTGCTGGAACTGCACAACCTGTTTCCCCACGCGCCGGTGTTCACCGCCCTGCACCGGCCCGGGGCCCTGCCGGCGCCCTTCCGCGGTCTCGATGTCCGGCCCTCCTGGCTGCAGCGGGTGCCGGGCGCCGTCGGGCGCCACCGGCTGGCGGTCCCGCTGCTCCCCCTGGCGTTCCGGTCGGTGGACCTGCGGGGCTACCACCTGGTCGTCAGCAGCAGCCACGCCTGCGCCCACGGGGTGCGCGTGCCCCCCGGAGCCGTCCACATCTGCTACTGCCACACCCCCATGCGCTACGCCTGGGACCTGCAGGACGAGTACGTGCACGCTCTTCCACGTGCAGTCCGCCCCGCCGCGCGGGGGATCCTGGCCGCGCTGCGCGCGTGGGACCGGGCGGCGGCGCAGCGGGTGGACGTGTTTGTGGCCAACTCCCGCCATGTGGCTGGCCGCATCCGCCGCCACTACGGACGCGACGCCGTCGTGATTTACCCTCCCGTGGACACCGACTTCTTCACGCCGGCTGCGGAGACGCCGACGCGCACGCACGGGGCAGCGCAAGAGGGCTTCCCTCCACCCCCGGGTCCCCCGTCCACACGCTCCCCCGTGCCTGGGACGTACTACCTCGTCGTCTCCCGCCTGGTGCCCTACAAGCGGGTCGACCTGGCGGTGGAAGCGTTCACCCGCCTGCGCCGGCCGCTGGTCGTCGTCGGGGACGGACCCGAGCGCCGGCGACTGGAGGCGATGGCGGGGCCGGGGGTGCGCTTCGTCGGCGAGGTGGCCGACGAGGTGCTGCGCGAGTACTACCGGCACTGCCGGGCCCTGGTGTTTCCCGGGGTGGAGGACTTCGGGCTGGTTCCGGTCGAAGCCCAGGCCTGCGGGCGGCCAGTCATCGCCCTGAGACAGGGCGGCGCCCTGGAGAGCGTCGTGGACGGGGTGACGGGTCTGCTGTTCTCCGAACCCGATCCCGAGGCTCTGGCGTCGGCCGTCCGGGCGGCCGACGGCATGGAATTTGATCCCCGCGCCATCCGAGCGCACGCGGAGCGGTTCTCCCGCCCCCGCTTTCGGGCCGCGATCGTGGACCTGGTGGAGACCATCCTCCGGGATCGACTCCCCCTGTAG